Part of the Halorhabdus utahensis DSM 12940 genome, GTCCCTCGCGTTCGGTGAGTGCGTCGTGGATGGCATCCACGATCGCTGTCACGGCCTGCTCGTCGACCGGTCGCTTTTCGACGGCCCGTTCGATGCCCGCCCTGAGTTTCTCGCGGTCGAACGGTTCGATGGCTCCGTCGCGTTTTTTCACCTGCAGGGACTCCCACTCGAGTCGTTCGTAGGTGGTAAACCGGAAGCCACAGTCCTGGCACTCCCGCCGTCGCCGAATCGAGGTTCCGTCGGCACTCGGTTCCGTGTCGAGGACGTGCGTGCGATCGTTCCCGCAGTCGGGGCAGTCCATGGTTGTCACTATTGAACCCCCGTTGAGGCCCTATATCTTGGAGTCAACGCGAAGCAGCCGCAATATGTGGTGTGTGGGTCACCCCGATAAATCTTTGCCAACCGGCTTGTTCTAGTCCAAGTTCAG contains:
- the nrdR gene encoding transcriptional regulator NrdR, yielding MDCPDCGNDRTHVLDTEPSADGTSIRRRRECQDCGFRFTTYERLEWESLQVKKRDGAIEPFDREKLRAGIERAVEKRPVDEQAVTAIVDAIHDALTEREGRIVTTTQIGDLVSEHLRERDQVAYLRFVSVYEAFADPEEFRRELDAVLDAETDPPDDSDT